The following proteins are encoded in a genomic region of Sorangiineae bacterium MSr12523:
- a CDS encoding tetratricopeptide repeat protein, whose amino-acid sequence MDRTKLLLSSLLASALSLAACSHNDRPVPSPSGAGPGCGGVAAALSRAQRGRGEFDLAERTLSAAEATAQASGDRVGLGDIAAAKVWLLADRAFYGAVDPVAARKTIEDAKRVTRESGNRAAQATVIDAAAFYDYRDILFNGGSYAKVRNEFQQALTAYQALGDLSGEAMSLFHIGLTYEQEGRKEEARPYYQRSAASAERADDPATLSFPVRHLGFLYAEEGKLDEALRHQRRCLFLRIRAGLTLNVPYAYIAVGDAEFAKGDPGRARTYFNDALDLAHEQHSDSVTLEAHKSLGKVDERESRKDAAARHYQEALSIADKLKRNADVKEVCESLTRVYQQLGDRDKAQFYGQRAREADHAIKAKN is encoded by the coding sequence GTGGACAGAACTAAGCTCCTCCTTTCCTCCCTCCTCGCGTCCGCGCTCTCGCTTGCGGCGTGCTCGCACAACGATCGCCCCGTTCCTTCTCCTTCGGGAGCAGGTCCGGGGTGCGGGGGCGTAGCCGCCGCCCTGTCACGCGCTCAACGCGGTCGCGGTGAGTTCGATCTCGCCGAACGCACCTTGAGCGCGGCCGAAGCCACCGCGCAGGCCTCGGGCGATCGCGTGGGGCTGGGCGACATCGCCGCTGCGAAGGTTTGGCTCCTGGCCGATCGCGCCTTCTATGGCGCGGTCGATCCCGTTGCGGCGCGCAAGACCATCGAGGACGCCAAGCGCGTGACACGCGAAAGCGGAAATCGCGCCGCCCAAGCCACCGTCATCGACGCGGCCGCGTTTTACGATTACCGCGACATCCTCTTCAACGGCGGCAGCTACGCCAAGGTTCGCAACGAGTTCCAGCAAGCCCTCACCGCCTACCAGGCGTTGGGCGATCTCTCCGGCGAGGCCATGAGCCTTTTTCACATCGGCCTGACCTACGAGCAGGAAGGTCGCAAGGAGGAGGCGCGCCCCTACTACCAGCGCTCCGCGGCCTCGGCCGAGCGCGCCGACGATCCTGCCACTTTGTCCTTTCCGGTGCGCCACCTGGGCTTCCTCTATGCGGAGGAAGGCAAGCTGGACGAGGCCCTGCGCCACCAGCGCCGCTGCTTGTTCCTGCGCATCCGGGCCGGGCTGACCCTCAACGTGCCCTATGCCTACATCGCAGTGGGCGATGCCGAATTTGCAAAAGGCGACCCCGGCCGGGCGCGCACGTATTTCAATGACGCGCTGGACCTGGCGCACGAGCAGCACTCCGATTCGGTGACCCTCGAGGCCCATAAATCCTTGGGCAAAGTCGACGAGCGCGAGAGTCGCAAAGACGCTGCCGCACGGCATTATCAGGAAGCTCTCAGCATCGCCGACAAGTTGAAGAGAAATGCCGATGTCAAAGAGGTTTGTGAAAGCCTGACGCGGGTTTATCAGCAATTGGGCGACCGCGATAAAGCGCAGTTCTACGGACAGCGCGCACGCGAGGCGGACCACGCCATCAAGGCAAAAAATTAG
- a CDS encoding penicillin acylase family protein — translation MRFRTLVVSLSLGLMTCMTCMSHVGCNSTGDGIPEAPGPFGHTPKIDLRKQIERLDGPVDVMRDKNGVVHIYATTAPDAMRVQGYQLARDRTAQLELIRRLAEGRMAEVLGGLSPDLIDADISARTVGLHRVAKKMYDALPAESEAKKLLDAYADGISQFNARLNSENAEMAEALPESMSLLPLAAFEPWTGADVLAVARFQSQQLSFDVESEIAQSSFIAKWRATFNATATDARLKDRANLLAQYAAFKPIDTATVLPGFPNDGGHVQSQPIEIVPRPIAQMQVVPRAAARAPTPPAAFDAAKGFVSGLTTLKSFLGERPFTGSNNWVVAPSRTTSGHALLASDPHLTLSAPAVFWMVHLNVINASDPAQNLDVSGLAFPGIAGVILGYNKNVGWGATTANYDVSDVYSETLSGDASGVMFNGQSVPFEKIHETIKVQGQDPIEYDVLNVPHHGPVVPTIVEHKVVPPDPAKAVLSMRWTGMQPTNELAAVFGFMRAKNVEDARTAIRNFSVGAQNWVFADTNGDIFYSSQSQIPKRDKRAYTWDPNTFSGTLPCFVLPGDGTAEWTGEYLPEAYVPHVKNPSSGYIATANNDQVGVTLDGDPSNDKLPNGESFYVGGCNYDPGFREARIKQRIEAVGNKMTPEEMASIQADARSPLGAELTPKLLEALGRAEQERATPGSHPDLTAVVKNAAYDPALIAEVQDVLRRWAVEKDYEAAAGLNLDDNKLSTDPGEALASKATLIFNVWLVRMLGATFDDELGKLDFKSSPFDIRVALVNIVRSNDAVLFDDLGTDAVETRDERMVTSLLDALTFLKADPRAGAERNAWRWGAFHTLRFESLVPLWPSLSIPQGGDATFPRGFPRHGDGYNVDVATYSTGTRNLSQVNFSYSHGPTQRFVIEMDPAGPRARNALPGGAVWDDKDKHFRDEAELWRRNQNHAVPFTHDDVKAEAETRTLYSSSPPSK, via the coding sequence ATGCGCTTCCGAACCCTTGTCGTGTCGCTGTCGCTTGGACTCATGACCTGCATGACCTGCATGTCGCACGTCGGATGCAATTCCACGGGCGACGGCATTCCCGAAGCACCGGGGCCTTTCGGTCACACACCGAAGATCGATCTGCGCAAACAGATCGAGCGCTTGGACGGCCCCGTCGACGTGATGCGTGACAAGAACGGCGTGGTGCACATCTACGCCACCACGGCGCCCGATGCGATGCGCGTGCAGGGATACCAACTCGCGCGCGACCGCACCGCACAGCTCGAGTTGATCCGGCGCTTGGCCGAAGGCCGCATGGCGGAGGTGCTCGGCGGTCTCAGTCCGGACTTGATCGACGCCGACATCAGCGCGCGCACCGTCGGGCTGCACCGTGTGGCCAAAAAGATGTACGACGCCCTGCCCGCCGAGAGCGAGGCGAAGAAGCTGCTCGACGCGTACGCCGACGGCATTTCGCAATTCAATGCGCGCCTGAATTCGGAGAATGCCGAGATGGCGGAGGCGCTGCCCGAATCGATGTCGCTTCTTCCTCTGGCCGCGTTCGAGCCCTGGACGGGTGCCGACGTTCTCGCGGTGGCGCGGTTCCAGTCGCAGCAGCTGTCGTTCGACGTGGAAAGCGAAATTGCGCAGTCGAGCTTCATTGCCAAATGGCGCGCCACCTTCAATGCGACCGCGACGGATGCTCGCCTAAAAGATCGCGCCAACCTTCTGGCGCAGTATGCAGCGTTCAAACCGATCGACACGGCGACGGTGTTGCCCGGCTTTCCCAACGACGGGGGACACGTGCAATCGCAGCCGATCGAGATCGTTCCGCGACCCATCGCGCAGATGCAGGTGGTGCCGCGTGCAGCGGCCCGAGCCCCAACGCCGCCGGCGGCATTCGATGCGGCCAAGGGGTTCGTATCGGGCCTGACGACGCTGAAGTCCTTCCTCGGGGAGCGCCCGTTCACCGGATCGAACAATTGGGTCGTCGCGCCCAGCCGCACCACGAGCGGGCACGCGCTGCTGGCCAGCGATCCGCACCTGACCTTGTCGGCACCCGCGGTGTTCTGGATGGTGCACCTCAATGTCATCAATGCCAGCGATCCCGCGCAGAACCTGGATGTCTCGGGGTTGGCCTTCCCGGGAATCGCGGGCGTCATTCTGGGGTACAACAAGAACGTCGGCTGGGGCGCGACCACCGCCAACTACGACGTGTCGGACGTCTACAGCGAAACGCTGAGCGGCGATGCCTCGGGCGTCATGTTCAACGGCCAGAGCGTGCCGTTCGAGAAGATTCACGAGACCATCAAAGTCCAAGGGCAAGATCCCATCGAGTACGACGTGCTGAACGTGCCCCACCACGGCCCGGTGGTTCCAACCATCGTGGAGCACAAGGTGGTGCCGCCGGATCCGGCGAAGGCGGTGCTCAGCATGCGCTGGACGGGAATGCAGCCCACCAACGAGCTCGCGGCCGTATTCGGATTCATGCGCGCCAAGAACGTCGAGGACGCGCGAACGGCCATTCGAAACTTCTCCGTGGGCGCCCAAAACTGGGTATTCGCCGATACCAATGGGGATATCTTCTACTCGTCCCAATCCCAAATACCGAAGCGCGACAAGCGCGCGTATACGTGGGACCCGAATACCTTCTCGGGGACGCTGCCGTGCTTCGTCCTTCCGGGCGACGGCACGGCGGAGTGGACGGGGGAATATCTCCCCGAAGCGTACGTGCCGCACGTGAAGAACCCTTCGTCGGGGTACATTGCCACGGCCAACAACGACCAGGTGGGCGTGACGCTCGACGGCGATCCGTCCAATGACAAATTGCCCAATGGCGAATCCTTCTACGTGGGCGGCTGCAACTACGATCCGGGCTTCCGCGAGGCGCGCATCAAGCAACGCATCGAGGCCGTGGGCAACAAGATGACCCCCGAGGAGATGGCCTCCATCCAAGCCGACGCGCGATCGCCGCTCGGTGCGGAGCTCACGCCGAAGTTGCTCGAGGCCCTCGGCCGCGCCGAGCAGGAACGCGCCACGCCGGGTTCCCATCCGGATCTCACCGCCGTGGTGAAGAACGCGGCATACGACCCCGCCCTCATCGCCGAGGTGCAAGACGTCCTGCGGCGCTGGGCGGTGGAAAAAGACTACGAGGCCGCGGCAGGACTCAACCTCGACGACAACAAGCTGTCGACGGATCCGGGCGAGGCCCTCGCCAGCAAAGCGACGCTCATCTTCAACGTGTGGCTCGTCCGGATGCTCGGGGCAACGTTCGACGATGAGCTTGGCAAACTCGACTTCAAGTCGTCGCCGTTCGATATCCGCGTGGCGCTGGTCAACATCGTGCGTTCGAACGATGCGGTGCTCTTCGACGATCTGGGCACCGATGCCGTGGAGACGCGGGACGAGCGCATGGTCACCTCGCTGCTCGACGCGCTCACCTTCTTGAAGGCCGACCCGAGGGCCGGGGCCGAACGGAACGCGTGGCGGTGGGGCGCCTTCCACACGCTGCGCTTCGAATCCTTGGTCCCGTTGTGGCCGTCACTGTCCATTCCGCAGGGCGGCGATGCGACATTCCCCAGGGGCTTCCCCCGCCATGGTGATGGGTACAACGTCGACGTTGCGACCTACAGCACCGGTACCCGAAACCTTTCTCAGGTAAATTTCAGTTACTCGCACGGCCCGACGCAGCGCTTCGTCATCGAAATGGATCCGGCGGGGCCGCGTGCCCGCAATGCCCTGCCGGGCGGCGCCGTCTGGGACGACAAGGACAAGCATTTCCGCGACGAGGCCGAGCTCTGGCGGCGCAATCAGAATCACGCGGTGCCGTTCACGCACGACGATGTGAAGGCAGAAGCGGAAACGCGAACTCTCTACTCGTCATCGCCGCCCTCCAAATGA
- a CDS encoding PQQ-dependent sugar dehydrogenase has translation MSSHRVASLALGAALVACAGCKGGSTCRTGEATDVRATSDARVVGVGVLGHHEIRVGDLPHPGGETATNGPTVIARPAGANLVMPEGFTIAPFAEGIFKGPRWVTVAPDGDVFVADAGAGSIIVLRDIDGDGRSDAHFTFATGQNRPFGLAFHESWLYVGNTDRVVRFRYRPGQTAAEGEPELITELPSGGYNAHWTRNVAFNLEHTKLYATVGSETNADEEPEPRASVLEMNPDGSGRRVFAYGTRNPIGLAFHPETHALWAVVQERDGRGEDLVPDYATELKDGGFYGWPFGYMGRHEDPAHRNMRPSLVRQTLDPDVLIQAHSATMSIAFYTGSMFPQEYVNDAFVALHGSWNRQKRTGYKLVRIRMNHGRPIGGYDDFAIGFMLGQDRCEVWGRPVGLAVAKDGSLLMVDDGNMLVWNIRYKSP, from the coding sequence ATGTCGAGCCATCGGGTAGCATCCTTGGCATTGGGGGCGGCGCTCGTTGCGTGCGCGGGATGCAAAGGTGGATCGACGTGCCGCACGGGGGAGGCGACGGACGTGCGGGCGACGTCCGATGCTCGCGTGGTGGGGGTCGGCGTTCTCGGGCACCACGAGATCCGCGTGGGCGATCTGCCGCACCCCGGTGGTGAGACCGCGACGAATGGGCCGACGGTGATTGCGCGCCCCGCCGGGGCGAACCTGGTGATGCCCGAGGGCTTCACCATCGCGCCCTTCGCGGAAGGCATATTCAAGGGCCCGCGTTGGGTGACGGTGGCGCCCGATGGCGATGTCTTCGTGGCGGATGCGGGCGCAGGCAGCATCATCGTGTTGCGCGACATCGACGGTGATGGTCGCTCGGACGCGCATTTCACCTTTGCCACGGGGCAAAATCGGCCCTTTGGGTTGGCCTTTCACGAATCGTGGCTTTACGTCGGCAATACCGATCGCGTCGTGCGCTTTCGTTACCGCCCCGGGCAAACGGCGGCGGAGGGCGAGCCCGAGCTCATTACGGAGCTTCCCAGCGGCGGGTACAATGCGCATTGGACGCGCAATGTGGCGTTCAACCTCGAGCACACGAAGCTTTATGCGACCGTCGGCTCCGAGACGAACGCCGACGAGGAGCCCGAGCCGCGCGCGTCCGTGCTGGAGATGAACCCCGACGGCAGCGGCCGTAGGGTCTTTGCCTACGGCACGCGCAATCCCATTGGGCTGGCGTTTCACCCGGAGACGCACGCGCTGTGGGCGGTGGTTCAAGAGCGCGATGGCCGCGGCGAGGATCTCGTGCCCGACTATGCCACCGAGCTGAAAGACGGCGGCTTTTATGGCTGGCCCTTCGGCTACATGGGGCGCCACGAAGATCCGGCCCATCGGAACATGCGCCCATCGCTGGTGCGTCAGACCCTCGATCCCGATGTCCTCATCCAGGCCCACTCGGCCACGATGTCGATTGCCTTCTACACCGGCTCGATGTTCCCGCAGGAATACGTGAACGACGCCTTCGTGGCCCTCCACGGCTCCTGGAACCGCCAAAAGCGCACCGGCTACAAACTGGTGCGCATCCGCATGAACCACGGCCGCCCCATCGGCGGCTACGACGATTTCGCGATCGGCTTCATGCTGGGTCAAGACCGCTGCGAAGTATGGGGCCGCCCCGTCGGCCTCGCCGTCGCCAAAGACGGATCCCTCCTCATGGTCGACGACGGCAACATGCTCGTCTGGAACATCCGCTACAAATCCCCCTGA
- the eda gene encoding bifunctional 4-hydroxy-2-oxoglutarate aldolase/2-dehydro-3-deoxy-phosphogluconate aldolase — MKKRIVDRVIETGIVPVIRAPSAELATLAIDAVRAGGIDVIEVTMTVPGAVPLIESLVSRYGDKVVIGAGTVLDAETARACTLAGAAFVVSPIVDEAIVASCRTYGVPVLPGALTPTEIMRAVRAGADMVKVFPCGAMGGASYIRSIKAPLPNVHLVPTGGVSEKTAGDFIRAGASAIGVGADLIDIEKLRAGDSNAVTEAARRYVAAVKAAREV; from the coding sequence ATGAAAAAGCGAATCGTCGATAGAGTCATCGAAACAGGCATCGTCCCCGTCATTCGCGCGCCGTCGGCGGAATTGGCGACGCTTGCCATCGATGCGGTGCGGGCCGGCGGGATCGACGTCATCGAGGTGACCATGACGGTCCCCGGTGCCGTTCCCCTCATCGAGTCGTTGGTGAGCCGTTACGGCGACAAGGTGGTCATCGGCGCCGGCACGGTCCTGGACGCCGAGACGGCGCGTGCGTGCACCTTGGCGGGTGCGGCGTTCGTGGTGAGCCCCATCGTGGACGAGGCCATCGTGGCCTCGTGCCGCACGTACGGCGTTCCCGTGCTTCCGGGCGCTCTCACGCCGACGGAGATCATGCGCGCCGTGCGCGCCGGCGCGGACATGGTGAAAGTCTTTCCGTGCGGCGCCATGGGCGGGGCAAGCTACATCCGCTCGATCAAAGCGCCATTGCCCAACGTGCACTTGGTGCCCACGGGCGGCGTCTCCGAGAAAACCGCGGGCGACTTCATCCGCGCAGGGGCCAGCGCCATCGGTGTGGGCGCCGACCTGATCGATATCGAGAAGCTCCGCGCGGGTGACTCCAACGCGGTCACCGAGGCCGCGCGACGCTACGTTGCAGCGGTGAAGGCTGCACGCGAGGTGTAA
- a CDS encoding sugar kinase: MSLTIRPKTNCRFDLVALGEVMLRLDPGEGRVHTARTFRAWEGGGEYNVARGLKRCFRLDTAIVTALADNPVGRLVEDLMFQGGVDVSHVRWLPYDGVGRAVRNGLNFTERGFGLRGGLGCSDRGHTAVSQLAPGQIDWERIFGQQGARWFHTGGIFAALSETSAALAEEAMVAAKKHGVVVSYDLNYRESLWKGIGGKERAQKVNRSLARYVDVMIGNEEDFTAALGFEVEHTDETYASLEIESFERMIQKVSATYPNMSMIATTLRQAKTASKNDWGAVCFYEGRLYAAPQRVDLEIYDRIGGGDSFASGLIYGFLQNKGPQWSVECGAAHGALAMTTPGDTSMATLAEVEKAMKGLGARVER, translated from the coding sequence ATGAGTCTGACCATTCGACCGAAGACGAATTGCCGTTTTGACCTCGTAGCGCTGGGGGAGGTCATGCTCCGCCTCGACCCGGGCGAGGGGCGCGTTCATACGGCGCGCACGTTCCGGGCGTGGGAAGGGGGAGGGGAATACAATGTCGCCCGAGGGCTCAAGCGCTGTTTCCGTCTGGACACGGCGATTGTCACCGCATTGGCGGACAACCCGGTGGGGCGGCTGGTCGAAGACTTGATGTTCCAGGGCGGTGTCGACGTATCCCACGTCCGTTGGTTGCCATACGATGGCGTGGGACGCGCGGTCCGCAATGGCTTGAACTTCACCGAGCGCGGCTTCGGCCTGCGCGGTGGCCTTGGATGCTCGGACCGCGGCCACACCGCGGTAAGTCAGCTTGCGCCCGGGCAGATCGATTGGGAGCGCATCTTCGGACAGCAAGGCGCGCGCTGGTTCCATACCGGCGGCATCTTCGCGGCGCTGTCCGAAACGAGCGCCGCATTGGCCGAGGAGGCGATGGTCGCGGCGAAAAAGCACGGCGTCGTCGTCTCGTACGACTTGAACTACCGCGAATCGTTGTGGAAGGGCATCGGCGGCAAGGAGCGCGCGCAAAAGGTCAATCGCTCGCTCGCTCGCTACGTCGACGTGATGATCGGCAACGAGGAAGACTTCACCGCCGCCCTGGGCTTCGAGGTCGAACACACCGACGAGACGTACGCCTCGCTGGAGATCGAGTCGTTCGAGCGAATGATTCAAAAGGTCTCCGCGACGTATCCCAACATGTCGATGATTGCGACGACCTTGCGTCAGGCGAAAACGGCGAGCAAGAACGATTGGGGCGCGGTCTGCTTCTACGAGGGCCGGCTGTACGCGGCCCCGCAGCGGGTGGACTTGGAGATTTACGATCGCATCGGCGGGGGCGATTCGTTTGCCTCCGGTTTGATCTACGGGTTTTTGCAAAACAAAGGACCCCAATGGTCCGTCGAGTGCGGTGCGGCGCACGGTGCACTGGCCATGACCACACCAGGCGATACGTCGATGGCGACGTTGGCCGAGGTGGAAAAGGCCATGAAGGGGCTCGGCGCGCGCGTCGAAAGGTAA